A region of the Minwuia thermotolerans genome:
GCGGAAGCCGGTCAGCACCGCCCGGACGCTGTGCGGCTGCCAGCCGGTGAACTGCACCATCTCTTCGATGTCGGCGCCCTCATCCCGCTGCAGCAGGTCGAGGAGCTGCGCCTGCCGCGTGCCGGGACGGAAGAGCGGCTTCGGGGTGTCATGATTGTCTCCTGCATTCGGGTCCGCGGTCGCCACCTGCGGCGCCGGGTTCTCGTCTTCGCTCTCATTGATCTCGGCCTCGTCCTCTTGCACGACCGCTGCACGGCCGGCCTCGGTAATGGTCCACACATCGTTCGCTGAGCACTGAACAAAGCCGCGGCGGCCGAGGGACCGCAGCACGGCGGTAAGCGCACCGCCCTTCAGTCGCATGTCTTTCGGCAGCGGCAGCACGCAGCCGTCGGTACGGTTGGCGGCGTTGGCGAGGATGGCGATATGCCTGTCATTGAGCCTGGTCATGGTCGGTCTCCGTGGCTTCGTTCCGCGCCGGCACGATGCCGGCGCTGTCACCAGGAGAAGCCCGGACCGCGATGCGGAGGCCGGGCCGGGACCGGCTGCGCACACCTCGGTGCCGCCTGGCCCGACAGCATGCATGCTTCCTTGCCGCACGAAGTCCAATGCAATCCGATAAAGCTGACTGTCAATCAATTGGTCGTAGGTTCGATCCCTACCGCCGGAGCCAAAATAAGCCTTTTAAGGTCAATGTCTTAGAGGGCTTTTTATTCCCGAAAATTCTCGCGCAAGGCGGAAAAGTAAGGCGCGCGTAAGGCTCTACACGGCTTTTTCGGTCTTGGGCTCAGGCCGCTTTGCCACGCGCGAAGTTATCGCCTCCTCTACCCGGCTGCGGACAAATTCTGGGAACCCGCTAGCCTGACGCAGGATTCGGTCACCCTTCAACCCGAACGTGCGCGATGCGCGTTTCAGGTAGGTATAGAAGGTCCAACTGCGGTAGTCGTCGGTCAGCTTCGTCCTCTTCACCCGCGCAAATCGCTGCGAGAAGAGCGAGAAGTCAAACGCACCGATCAACTCAGCCGCGCCGCGCGTCGGGTTTGCAGCTACCAGCTTTGCGGCCTCACTGTTCGCCGCAGTCGCCACTTTCCGGTAGAAGCCCGATATGGTGCTGTCGCGGACATAGACGCGCCGCCCATCATAGCGAAAGCCAAGGTACTCGAAGCCGTTCTTGTTGGGCTCGTCAGGATTTTGTGGGATGTGCTCAAAGTCGAGCCGGTCGCCTGCCTGCCGGAATAGCGCAACGCAGGTCTTTTGCTCTTTTATTTCAAGCTTTGGCCCGTGGCGGCGCATCTCATCAACGGCGAAGGCGATGGCCGCATCTGCCTCACTGCGACCGCCGGGCAGGATCATTAGGATGTCGTCCGAGTACCGCATATAGGTGCCTCGGCGCTCGCGGGCGTAGGCAGCCATCACGGTGTCGAACTCCATTAGGTAAAAGTTGGCGATCAGGTCAGAGATCGGTGCGCCCTGTGGGATGCCATATTCGTTCGGGTTCACGACGACAAGCGACGGGGC
Encoded here:
- a CDS encoding DUF3489 domain-containing protein; amino-acid sequence: MTRLNDRHIAILANAANRTDGCVLPLPKDMRLKGGALTAVLRSLGRRGFVQCSANDVWTITEAGRAAVVQEDEAEINESEDENPAPQVATADPNAGDNHDTPKPLFRPGTRQAQLLDLLQRDEGADIEEMVQFTGWQPHSVRAVLTGFR
- a CDS encoding reverse transcriptase domain-containing protein, whose protein sequence is MDSDYDFPLGDQKHYPHFDAPISRRKIRQMLRDFEAGPDRAFYPFFRYEQSWQPYRLDGEPKPERKTREIRYGARRDAYIFAFYRRKLARLYEARLAELGIAGCPIAYRQVRNGNGGGKCNIDFAKDAFDEIDRLGDCVAVALDIRKYFERLDHGRIKRVWCDLLGVEELPDDHYAVYRNITRYRTVDQREVFRRLGFFGPKFVNGQWIEGFLRPYRDVPKKLCSRQEFEEKICGKGPGAAPSLVVVNPNEYGIPQGAPISDLIANFYLMEFDTVMAAYARERRGTYMRYSDDILMILPGGRSEADAAIAFAVDEMRRHGPKLEIKEQKTCVALFRQAGDRLDFEHIPQNPDEPNKNGFEYLGFRYDGRRVYVRDSTISGFYRKVATAANSEAAKLVAANPTRGAAELIGAFDFSLFSQRFARVKRTKLTDDYRSWTFYTYLKRASRTFGLKGDRILRQASGFPEFVRSRVEEAITSRVAKRPEPKTEKAV